A window of Pseudomonas mucidolens contains these coding sequences:
- a CDS encoding gamma-butyrobetaine dioxygenase, with protein MHTAAAVADFHTYPLISALTHLERLPDQLRVQWADGRVSPFHYQWLRDNCPCPQCVYNVTREQVLEIVDVDEDLVALDAHIEQGLLCVRWHGGHTSRFDPGWLRAHAYDDESRAERLAAKPKSQLWDRAFEWPVFDYAALMEDPAALLQWLLALRDSGLTHVRGVPTEPGSLALIAKRISFIRESNFGVLFNVQSKADADSNAYTAFNLPLHSDLPTRELQPGLQFLHCLVNDADGGESIFVDGFAIANALRDEDPEAFRALCEIAVEFRNKDRHSDYRRLAPIIALDALGEVAEIRMANFLRGPFETSVAQMPLLYRAYRRFIAMTRDERFRLVKRLNPGELWCFDNRRTLHARNAFDPASGARHFQGCYIDRDELLSRILVLQR; from the coding sequence ATGCACACCGCCGCCGCTGTTGCCGACTTCCACACATACCCGTTGATCAGTGCCCTGACCCACCTTGAACGATTGCCCGATCAGCTGCGGGTGCAATGGGCCGACGGTCGGGTCAGCCCGTTTCATTATCAATGGCTACGGGACAACTGCCCGTGCCCGCAGTGTGTCTACAACGTGACACGTGAACAGGTACTGGAAATTGTCGATGTCGACGAGGACCTGGTAGCCCTCGACGCCCACATCGAACAAGGCCTTCTTTGCGTACGCTGGCACGGCGGCCACACCAGCCGTTTCGATCCAGGCTGGCTTCGGGCTCACGCCTACGACGACGAATCCCGGGCCGAGCGCCTGGCGGCCAAACCGAAGAGCCAGCTCTGGGACCGCGCATTCGAGTGGCCGGTCTTCGATTACGCCGCGCTGATGGAAGATCCCGCGGCCCTGCTGCAATGGTTGCTGGCGCTACGTGACAGCGGCCTCACTCATGTGCGCGGCGTGCCCACCGAGCCCGGTTCACTGGCACTGATCGCCAAACGTATTTCGTTTATCCGCGAAAGCAACTTCGGGGTGTTGTTCAACGTGCAATCAAAGGCCGACGCCGACAGCAACGCCTACACCGCTTTCAACTTGCCGCTGCACAGCGATTTGCCGACTCGCGAGCTGCAACCGGGACTGCAGTTCCTGCATTGCCTGGTGAACGATGCCGACGGGGGCGAGAGTATTTTTGTCGATGGGTTCGCGATCGCCAACGCTCTGCGTGATGAGGACCCTGAAGCCTTCCGCGCCCTGTGTGAAATTGCGGTGGAGTTTCGCAACAAGGATCGCCACAGCGACTATCGGCGCCTGGCACCGATTATCGCCCTGGATGCCTTGGGCGAAGTCGCCGAAATCCGCATGGCCAACTTTCTGCGCGGGCCGTTCGAGACCAGCGTGGCGCAGATGCCGCTGCTGTACCGTGCTTACCGGCGTTTTATCGCCATGACCCGCGACGAGCGTTTCCGCCTGGTCAAGCGCCTGAACCCCGGCGAGCTGTGGTGTTTCGATAACCGTCGCACCCTGCATGCGCGCAATGCCTTTGACCCCGCATCCGGCGCCCGGCACTTCCAGGGTTGCTACATAGACCGGGATGAGTTGCTGTCGCGCATCCTGGTGCTGCAGCGCTAG